The sequence below is a genomic window from Acetobacter vaccinii.
CGGGGTCAAGGAACACGCCTTCACGCCAGGTCACGCCACCACCCACAGTCACGTTATAAAGGGTCTTGGGGGCAATTTCATACGTGCTCCACACCGTAGCCTGGTTGCGCGGCACATACTGCACCTGCTTGCCAATATCCGCAGCCGTACCGCCGGTAGTCTGGCTGTCGTAACGGGCGTAGGTAGCAATAATGCTCCAGTTTTTCATGATCTGGCCAGACACGCCCAGTTCCAGACCCTGGTTGCGCTGCGTATCCCCCGACGAGGAAATGGAGCCAGAGCTGGGATCAACCAGAACGGAGTTGCCTTTTTCCAACCGGAACACAGAGGCCGTAAAGCCAATGCGGTTGTGGAAGGCCGAATACTTGGCACCCAGCTCATACAGGCTGCTGCGCTCGGGCTTGAAGTTGACGTTCTTGGACGTCAGCGGCTCGGAGCTGTTGGTCACATACATGCCCAGCGGCGTGGTGGACTGCGACCAGGTGAAATACACCATGGCATTGTCGGTCGGCGTGTACATCAGGCTGACATTGGGGTTGAAGGTATCTTCCTTCTGACCCATGGGAAAACTGCTGTCCGCAGCACTGGGAATACCACCCGCTGCGCTGTAGTGGCTGTCCCAGTGGTCCCAGCGGAAACCACCACGAACGGAGAACCAGGATGTCAGCCAGGCCTGTTCGGAAAAGAACACCCCGACATCGGTGGCATCACCCGTCTTCCATTCCTTTTTGCCCACACCATTGGGCATGTTGGTCAGGTTGTTCGCGCACTTCCCTGCATCGCACAGCACAAGGCCGGGCACATACATGGAGGGGTTAAGCAGGCTGGTGCCGGGGCGCGTGCTGGCATAGGCGTAGTTGCGGCGACGGTCATTGACATGCTCGACATCAACACCCGCAATCATCTCATGCCGGATTGACCCTGTGCTGAACTTGGCCACAGCCGACAGCACATTCTGCACCGACCAGTCATCCTGCTGGTAGGGATTCGGCCCACCCAGACCACCATTGCGCGAGATCATGGCCGCACCGGGGTTGGCCGAGAACAGGGCTGTCGTGCAGGCGGCGTTACAGGCCTCCTGCGATGCCGAGAAGTAACGGCTGTAAAGCCCGCCACGGGTATCGTTATAGACCGTGAGGTATTTGTTGACTTCCCACTGTAGACGCCCTGTCAGCATGTCCACATCGGAGTTGTCCTTGTCATAGGTCGTGCCATACCAGTTGGTGCGGCGTACGCCATATTCGGTCACTGGCGCGCCGTAGGCAGACCCCTTCTTGGTCACAACAGGGACACCGTAATCGGGAATACGGTTGTCGGTCTGGTGGAAATATTCGAGTGTATAGTTAACTTTTTTACCAAGACCAAACACGATGGACGGCGCAATGCCCCAACGGTGGGAATACACACGGTCACGCCCGACCATGTTGCTCTCATTCCCCATGCCGGTCATACGAAAGGCAATGCTGTCCGTGATCTTGTGGTTGAAATCAACCGTGCCACGGTAATACGAGCCACTCCCGCCTGAAAAGCTGGCGTTGACGTGGTTGTGGTCCGTCGGGGTCTTGGTGGTGATGTTAATGGCCCCACCCGTGGTACCATTACCAAAGACCTGCGACGACGGGCCTTTAATAACAGTCACATGGTCGTAATCAAAACTGTCACGCGTATAAACACCAAAGTCACGCAGGCCGTTTTCGTAAATGTCGTTCTGTGCCGCAAAACCACGGATCAGGAACTGGTCGCCCGCCATGCCGCCTTCGCCCTCACCCACGGAGGCGGTAATGCCAGGCACGTTCTTCAGCGCTTCATCGAGCGATTTCACGTTCTGCTGCTGCATGAGAATCTGCGGCACCACGTTGATGGTCTGCGGCGTGTGCAGCACATCTTCGGGCATGCGGCTGAGCCCGATGGGTGTTGTCAGCGTATTCATGGGGGACCCGTGGACGGTCCATTCCTCATTCAGGCTGCCATCGTCCTGCTTGACCAGCTTTGGCCCGTTGCCCTTGCCATTGGCCAGGGTGGCGCTGCCAGCAGCGGAGTCCTGAGCTTTTTTCTGCACCTTGGCATCGGGCACCTGTCGCGTAGGGGCAACTGTGTCCGCAAGGGCAGGAAACGCGGAGCAGCCCAATGTCAGGCTGACAGCCAAAGGCACCGGGTTCAGGCGCCGCTTTGGAGCGTACGTGGTCATGTGCGGGAAAAGCCTCGGATAGGGTGGTCAAATACTGTTGCGGTGCTAACAAAAATGATAATCACTCGCAATATTACGAACGGCTACATCTGCAACTCTTTTGCAATTGCATCATGAGGTGATGCAAAAATGCCGCACCCCTCTGTGGCCATCTTGAGAATCCGTACATGGCTGTTTTTAAAAATAAATTTAAACTTTGATCACCCCTCATCTCCATGGGCGTCTGTTTTTTGCAACACTGGTTTGCATCAAAAGCAGACCGAACTTCCACAAATCATTCAGGCTCGAGCCACGTCCACCCACCTGACTATACATGACCCTATGCACTGATTTCATAGAGTGATCTTTTATAGACAGACCCGTTAGCTGTTTTTACTTTTAATATCTTCCGCACAATGCTGGCGCTAACAATCACTTGCACATGCAGGCTGTAAAGCACGATAGCCCGCCCAAGAGCCAGAATGGCGAGAGTTGACACGGATCATCCACTCATCTCTCGCCTTATCTGCAATAAAAATAAACTGTTTTTAGAAAAAACCTATCCTATGGAAAACTGCGCCACACCATCAGGCACAGTCACATCCGGCAGGTTCCGCGGGTCGGGTTCTGGCGGCAACACCTGCATACGCACCGGGATAACCCCTGCCCAAACCGGAAAATCATAGTCTTCCTCAGCATCTACTGGCGGACCAGTCCGTATTTTTGCCGAGGCTTCTGTAATGTCCATTCCCAGCACGGTCGTGGCCTTGAGTTCCTGGCTGGTAACGGGGCGTAACCTGTCCCACTGACCGGGAACCATCCTGTCCATCATGACACGAAGCTGAGCTTCCTTGTCATCATCAACCAGTTTTTCAGGTCTGCCAAAAATCATGACCGACCTGTGGTTGATATTATAACTAAAGGCCGACCGCGCCATGACAAGACCATCATAGAGCGACACTGTCAGGCAGACATCCTGTTCCAGCACAGCCTTCAACATCCTGCTGGCAGATGACCCATGCCAGAAAACCCTGTTTCCATCACGCCATTGCAGGGTTGGTGTGACAAAGGAGGACCCGTTATGCACATAACCAACATGGCATAGCGGCATGGCGTCCAGAATATCATACACAACCTGGGGGTCGTATGCCGCTATCTGATGATAACGCCGGACACGGGCCCGCTCACTGGGCGGACCTGCGACAGGATTGTGCTCCTGTGTTCCATGTTCAACCATCACAGTCCGCCTTGCCAAAGACATTGCTGTTCATGGTCTGCGCCATGGTGTTGAAGACTGGCAGATAAGGAGCCAGTTCCCCCTCCAGCCCTGCGGCACGCTCTGGCCCCAGTGCTTTTTGCAAACTGGCTGCATATTCAGGAATGGCGCTCCACTCCGCCACGGTCTGGTCGGTCATTTCCACATGGAACTGAATGCCCCATGCCTGCGTGTTAACGCGCATGGCCTGAACAGGGCATGCTGCATTACCAGCCAGCACCACAGCCCCCTCCGGCAGACGCTGCACGGCTGCACCATGCCACTGGAAGACTTCAAAACTCTCAGCAAACCCTTTGAATAACAGATCGTTTTTACCAGCTTCCGTCAGGCTTACCTCCGCCAGACCAACCTCTGGCCTGTCCATAAGCCCGACCTCGCCCCCCAGAGCCTGCGCCAGAAGCTGATGACCCAGACAGATCCCCAGATAAGGCCGCCCAAGGTCGCGCACCCAATGCCGGATTGCGTCCATTTCCGCTTTCAACCAAGGGCATTGCTCCAGGTCCCAGACATCCATCGGCCCCCCCAGCACCACAAGCGCCTCAAAAGCGGCCAGATCGGGAATGGGGTTACCTTGATCCAGGTGGACATAATGCACGTCATGCCCAGCCGCAGACCAGAAGTTACGGAAAATACCCGGGTGCTCAACATCCAGATGCTGAAAAACAAGAATGCGCATGGCAGCCTCCTGTAACCACAATTGTTTCGTCTCCAAACCGTGCCACAGGGCAGAGGGGGGAGACAGGACCAATTCCGGCGGGCGAATAGGGCCAATTTTATAATGGTCTAGTGCTTGCCCGCTCAGGCCGGATATTCCACACTTGCCTGACCGCCCCTGCCCACCTGTGCAGGATTATAGTGGCGGTTGCACCGTGCCCAGAAGACCAACGCCTATGCCGTCCCCCTCCTCCACGTTGCTGGTAGCGTTCCAACTGGATGCCACACGCAAGACCCCTGTCTACCGGCAGCTTTATGAGCAGTTGCGTCTGGCCATCATGGACGGGCGCACCCGCCCCGGCAGCCGCCTGCCTGCCAGCAGAACCCTGGCAGCGGAACTGGGGCTATCACGCAACACCATTGTCACTGCCTATAACCTGCTGGCCGATGAGGGCTATATAAGCCTGCATGTGGGTGCGGGAGCTTACGTGCACGATGTTCTGCCCGATGACACCCCCCCCCCCACCAGCCCCCCACCCGTGATGGAGGGAGAGGGAAGACTCCCCCCGCTTTCTGCCCGTGGGCGGCAGTTAACTGCCCTGAGCATGGATGTCGGCAGCGCCTACCCCGAACCTTTTGTGGCGGATGTTCCCGCGTTTGATGTCTTCCCGCTGGATGCCTGGTCACGCCTGATGTCGCAAAGCTGGCGGCATGTGCAGCCCACCATGCTGGGCTATGCAGACCCATCCGGCTATATGCCCCTGCGCGATGCCATAGCCCAGAACCTGCATGCAGCCCGTTTTTTAAAATGCACGGCACAGCAGGTTATTATGACATCGGGGTCACAACAGTCGCTCGACCTGCTGGCCCGTATCCTGTTGGACCCCGGCGACCCGGTCTGGATAGAAGACCCCGGCTATATTGGCACGCGGAACACGTTTATAGCGGCAGGCGCGCGACTGGTGCCTGTGCCTGTTGATGCCGAAGGGCTGGTGGTGGCCGAAGGCATAAAGCTTGAGCCTGCACCACGGCTGATTTTTATTACACCCTCGCGCCAGTACCCTCTGGGCATGACCCTGAGCATGGCGCGGCGGGCAGAAATTCTGGACTTTGCCCAATCCTGTGGTGCCTGGGTCATTGAAGATGATTACGACAGTGAGTTCCGATACTCCGGCACGCCGCTCCCTGCCCTCCAAAGCATGGACCGTTCCGGGCGGGTCTTTTACCTTGGCACTTTCAGCAAATCCCTGTTGCCCAGCTTCCGTCTAGGCTTTGTTGTCACCCCTGTGCAGTTTGTTGCCGTGCTGGCCAATGCCAAACGGGTACTGGACCGCCACCCTCCGCTGCTGGAGCAGATTACCCTGCTGTCTTTTATACAATCGGGCCAGTTTGCCGCCCATATCCGGCGGATGCGGCGTATTTACAAGGAACGCCAGAGCATTCTGCTAAACGAGGCCCACCAGACGCTGGGCCATATCATAGACATGCAGCCAGTAGAGTCCGGAGTACATCTGATAGGCCGGTTTTTGCAGGATGTGGACGACTGCGCCTTTTGTGCCGCAGCCGCAAAAATGGGCATCATGCTGCGCCCACTTTCATTATGTTACTTGGGCCCAGACCCGCAGTCTGGGCTTATCTTCGGGTTTGCTGCCATCCAGCCCCGCCGCATTGTGGCCGCCATGAAAAAGCTGTCACTCTTTACACACAACTGGCTGACCACCCACCCGGGTCACTCTGATGAGGCCGCCCAGCCCGACTGACCTGCAAAAGCCACACCTCACCCACCATAAAATTGACTCACTTATTTGAAAAAACCTCTTATTTTCTCAAAAAATGTTTTCTCATTCTGTGGCACAGGGTTTTCCTGACCCGCTGCATCCTGTAGGTCGTAAATCCTGATAGTGTGAACATAATAGACCATTCCATTAAAAGGCATTTTGGTCACTGCAACGGCCAGTTCCTGTCCAGCGTGCGGTTGTGGACCATCGATCCGCTCCACTCTCCCCACATCATGCGGAAAAACAGATCTGAACACCCCCCGCTCCCCATCTGGAGCACGCTTCACCCAGGCGTCTATCCGATCAGTATTGGCTTGCAATGTACGCAAAATTACACCCTCTGCCTCTGTCTTTGACGTAAAGACTGACACAGCGGGGATCTTGTCAAAAAACAACCGATCCTCAATATCATCTTCCACAAGATCAACATGACGTTGCAGAACACAGCCACCTACATTGCGGCTGTTTGGGGCAATAAAGTCTCCCTCATAGGGGTCATTGTCCAAAGCCTGCGCAACATCCTCCCAGAAAGCACGCAGACTGGGATAGGGCACGGCATCTGGCAGGACTGCACTTTCAACGGTCGGGTTAAAGCCGATGATGGCCCAGGTTGCTGTGGCCAGTTGGTCGTCTTCATACGCAAGCAGGGTGCGAAGCTCATCCCTGGCCGCTACCTTACTGGTCAGGCTAAAGCTTGCCAGAACATCGTCTATCAGCTCGGAAATCGTGTCACCAAACACATCGGCATCTTCCCCGAACTGGCACACACCAAAATCGCTCAGTTGCGGGAACATCTGGCGGTAGTCAAACCCGGTATACTGTGATGACGGTGACATAACTCTCATCCTTTATGTCACCATCATGGTGACACGCTTTTCGTATGGCCTACAATCGTGGCATGCCAAATAAAACCAGACAATCATTATCAAATCAGGTGCAGGCCGTCACACACCCGCTTCAGCCACCCCATGACAGTCGCAAAATACCATTTTGAAATTGCGATCAATTCTCATATAGAGACTCCTACGGGAGGAGAACCTTGGGCGCAGAGCGGGTATCACACACTTTATACAAAACGCACCGGGCTGCGTTTTTGGCCTATGCGGGCCGCCTGACAGGGGACAGGCAAAGTGCGGAAGACCTGGTGCAGGATGCCTGGGTGCTGTTTGAGCAATGCCGCACGCCTGAGATTGCCGCCCCGGCCAGCTATTTCAAAACCATCATGCGCAACCTGTTCCAGTTCAGCCGCAAGCGTACACGACTGGAAGGAACCCACGGCACGGATTTTGACAGCGCCAGCGCCAGCGTTGCCGACCAGGCCCCCTCGCCCGAGCAGGTGACCAACGCCCGCAGGCAGATGCACAGGCTGCTGGATGTTATTGACAGCATGCCCCCCCGACAGTGCGCGGCCATAAAGATGTATTATTTCGACGGGCTGAAACTGCGTGAAATCGCAGCCCAGCTCGGCCTTTCCGTCTCCTTTACCCAAAGCCTGATTGCCGAGGGTATCGAGCTGTGCAGCACGATCCGAGAAACCGAGCGCTGAATGTCCCTGCCTGCCCGGCCTGAAGGACGCAACGCGCCCTGTTACATTCGCTCATCCACCCCGCTATGGTCACGCCATGACTAACCCCCCAACACCAAGGCGGGCGGCTGCAAACTGGCATATGCTGCTGCGTGAAGACCCCGAGGACCCCATACTGGCCAGTCAGTTTGCCCAGTGGCTGGCCGCAGACCCCAGCCACGCCCAGGCCTGGGCGGAAGTCTGCCAGACCATTGACACCCTGCTTACAGCCCCGGTGGAGCGGCAACA
It includes:
- a CDS encoding TonB-dependent receptor, whose product is MTTYAPKRRLNPVPLAVSLTLGCSAFPALADTVAPTRQVPDAKVQKKAQDSAAGSATLANGKGNGPKLVKQDDGSLNEEWTVHGSPMNTLTTPIGLSRMPEDVLHTPQTINVVPQILMQQQNVKSLDEALKNVPGITASVGEGEGGMAGDQFLIRGFAAQNDIYENGLRDFGVYTRDSFDYDHVTVIKGPSSQVFGNGTTGGAINITTKTPTDHNHVNASFSGGSGSYYRGTVDFNHKITDSIAFRMTGMGNESNMVGRDRVYSHRWGIAPSIVFGLGKKVNYTLEYFHQTDNRIPDYGVPVVTKKGSAYGAPVTEYGVRRTNWYGTTYDKDNSDVDMLTGRLQWEVNKYLTVYNDTRGGLYSRYFSASQEACNAACTTALFSANPGAAMISRNGGLGGPNPYQQDDWSVQNVLSAVAKFSTGSIRHEMIAGVDVEHVNDRRRNYAYASTRPGTSLLNPSMYVPGLVLCDAGKCANNLTNMPNGVGKKEWKTGDATDVGVFFSEQAWLTSWFSVRGGFRWDHWDSHYSAAGGIPSAADSSFPMGQKEDTFNPNVSLMYTPTDNAMVYFTWSQSTTPLGMYVTNSSEPLTSKNVNFKPERSSLYELGAKYSAFHNRIGFTASVFRLEKGNSVLVDPSSGSISSSGDTQRNQGLELGVSGQIMKNWSIIATYARYDSQTTGGTAADIGKQVQYVPRNQATVWSTYEIAPKTLYNVTVGGGVTWREGVFLDPANTARVPANVEFDTVLSHQFGSHWKVAMNGYNLANRLNYGNLFSNRVTPSIGRSFLFNLSASY
- a CDS encoding pyridoxamine 5'-phosphate oxidase family protein; amino-acid sequence: MVEHGTQEHNPVAGPPSERARVRRYHQIAAYDPQVVYDILDAMPLCHVGYVHNGSSFVTPTLQWRDGNRVFWHGSSASRMLKAVLEQDVCLTVSLYDGLVMARSAFSYNINHRSVMIFGRPEKLVDDDKEAQLRVMMDRMVPGQWDRLRPVTSQELKATTVLGMDITEASAKIRTGPPVDAEEDYDFPVWAGVIPVRMQVLPPEPDPRNLPDVTVPDGVAQFSIG
- a CDS encoding type 1 glutamine amidotransferase, with product MRILVFQHLDVEHPGIFRNFWSAAGHDVHYVHLDQGNPIPDLAAFEALVVLGGPMDVWDLEQCPWLKAEMDAIRHWVRDLGRPYLGICLGHQLLAQALGGEVGLMDRPEVGLAEVSLTEAGKNDLLFKGFAESFEVFQWHGAAVQRLPEGAVVLAGNAACPVQAMRVNTQAWGIQFHVEMTDQTVAEWSAIPEYAASLQKALGPERAAGLEGELAPYLPVFNTMAQTMNSNVFGKADCDG
- the pdxR gene encoding MocR-like pyridoxine biosynthesis transcription factor PdxR, translating into MPSPSSTLLVAFQLDATRKTPVYRQLYEQLRLAIMDGRTRPGSRLPASRTLAAELGLSRNTIVTAYNLLADEGYISLHVGAGAYVHDVLPDDTPPPTSPPPVMEGEGRLPPLSARGRQLTALSMDVGSAYPEPFVADVPAFDVFPLDAWSRLMSQSWRHVQPTMLGYADPSGYMPLRDAIAQNLHAARFLKCTAQQVIMTSGSQQSLDLLARILLDPGDPVWIEDPGYIGTRNTFIAAGARLVPVPVDAEGLVVAEGIKLEPAPRLIFITPSRQYPLGMTLSMARRAEILDFAQSCGAWVIEDDYDSEFRYSGTPLPALQSMDRSGRVFYLGTFSKSLLPSFRLGFVVTPVQFVAVLANAKRVLDRHPPLLEQITLLSFIQSGQFAAHIRRMRRIYKERQSILLNEAHQTLGHIIDMQPVESGVHLIGRFLQDVDDCAFCAAAAKMGIMLRPLSLCYLGPDPQSGLIFGFAAIQPRRIVAAMKKLSLFTHNWLTTHPGHSDEAAQPD
- a CDS encoding RNase A-like domain-containing protein gives rise to the protein MSPSSQYTGFDYRQMFPQLSDFGVCQFGEDADVFGDTISELIDDVLASFSLTSKVAARDELRTLLAYEDDQLATATWAIIGFNPTVESAVLPDAVPYPSLRAFWEDVAQALDNDPYEGDFIAPNSRNVGGCVLQRHVDLVEDDIEDRLFFDKIPAVSVFTSKTEAEGVILRTLQANTDRIDAWVKRAPDGERGVFRSVFPHDVGRVERIDGPQPHAGQELAVAVTKMPFNGMVYYVHTIRIYDLQDAAGQENPVPQNEKTFFEKIRGFFK
- a CDS encoding RNA polymerase sigma factor; translated protein: MAYAGRLTGDRQSAEDLVQDAWVLFEQCRTPEIAAPASYFKTIMRNLFQFSRKRTRLEGTHGTDFDSASASVADQAPSPEQVTNARRQMHRLLDVIDSMPPRQCAAIKMYYFDGLKLREIAAQLGLSVSFTQSLIAEGIELCSTIRETER